In Rhinolophus sinicus isolate RSC01 chromosome X, ASM3656204v1, whole genome shotgun sequence, a single genomic region encodes these proteins:
- the SLITRK2 gene encoding SLIT and NTRK-like protein 2 yields the protein MLSGVWFLSVLTVAGFLQTESRKTAKDICKIRCLCEEKENVLNINCENKGFTTVSLLQPPQYRIYQLFLNGNLLTRLYPNEFVNYSNAVTLHLGNNGLQEIRTGAFSGLKTLKRLHLNNNKLEVLREDTFLGLESLEYLQADYNYISAIEAGAFSKLNKLKVLILNDNLLLSLPSNVFRFVLLTHLDLRGNRLKVMPFAGVLEHIGGIMEIQLEENPWNCTCDLLPLKAWLDTITVFVGEIVCETPFRLHGKDVTQLTRQDLCPRKSTGDSSQRGSHADTHVQRLSPTMNPALNPTRAPKASRPPKMRNRPTPRVTVSKDRQSFGPIMVYQTKSPVPLTCPSSCVCTSQSSDNGLNVNCQERKFTNISDLQPKPTNPKKLYLTGNYLQTVYKNDLLDYSSLDLLHLGNNRIAVIQGGAFTNLTSLRRLYLNGNYLEVLYPSMFDGLHSLQYLYLEYNVIKEIKPLTFDALINLQLLFLNNNLLRSLPDNIFGGTALTRLNLRNNHFSHLPVKGVLDQLPAFIQIDLQENPWDCTCDIMGLKDWTEHANSPVIINEVTCESPAKHAGEILKFLGREAICPESPNLSDGTILSMNHNTDTPRSLSVSPSSYPELHTEVPLSVLILGLLVVFILSVCFGAGLFVFVLKRRKGVPSVPRSANNLDVSSFQLQYGSYNSETQDKTDGHVYNYIPPPVGQMCQNPIYMQKEGDPVAYYRNLQEFSYGNLEEKKEGPATLAYTISATELLEKPATPREPELLYQNIAERVNELPSTGLVHYNFCTLPKRQFAPSYESRRQNQDRINKTVLYGTPRKCFVGQSKPDHPLLQAKPQSEPDYLEVLEKQTAISQL from the coding sequence ATGCTGAGCGGCGTTTGGTTCCTCAGTGTGTTAACCGTGGCCGGGTTCTTACAGACGGAGAGTCGCAAAACTGCCAAAGACATTTGCAAGATCCGCTGCCTGTGCGAAGAGAAGGAAAACGTACTGAATATTAACTGCGAAAACAAAGGATTTACAACTGTCAGCCTGCTCCAGCCCCCTCAGTATCGAATCTACCAGCTTTTCCTCAATGGAAACCTCCTGACGAGACTGTACCCAAACGAGTTCGTCAATTACTCCAACGCGGTGACTCTCCACCTGGGTAACAACGGGCTGCAGGAGATCCGAACCGGGGCGTTCAGCGGCCTGAAAACCCTCAAGAGACTGCACCTCAACAACAACAAGCTCGAGGTGCTGAGGGAGGACACCTTCCTGGGCCTGGAGAGCCTGGAGTACCTCCAGGCTGACTATAATTACATCAGTGCCATCGAGGCAGGGGCATTCAGCAAACTGAATAAGCTCAAAGTGCTCATTCTGAATGACAACCTTCTGCTGTCACTGCCCAGCAATGTGTTCCGGTTTGTCCTGCTGACCCACTTAGACCTCAGAGGAAACCGGCTGAAAGTCATGCCTTTTGCGGGTGTCCTTGAACATATCGGAGGGATCATGGAGATTCAGCTGGAGGAAAATCCATGGAACTGCACTTGTGACTTACTTCCTCTCAAGGCTTGGCTGGACACCATAACTGTCTTTGTGGGGGAGATCGTCTGTGAAACTCCCTTTAGATTGCACGGGAAAGATGTGACCCAACTGACCAGGCAAGACCTCTGTCCCAGAAAAAGTACTGGCGACTCCAGTCAGAGGGGCAGCCATGCTGACACACACGTCCAAAGGCTGTCACCTACAATGAACCCTGCTCTCAACCCAACCAGGGCTCCCAAAGCCAGCCGGCCACCCAAAATGAGAAATCGGCCGACGCCCCGGGTCACCGTGTCGAAGGACAGGCAGAGCTTTGGCCCAATCATGGTCTACCAGACCAAGTCCCCCGtgcccctcacctgccccagTAGCTGTGTGTGCACCTCTCAGAGCTCAGACAATGGTCTAAACGTAAACTGCCAAGAAAGGAAGTTCACTAATATCTCCGACCTGCAGCCCAAACCTACCAATCCAAAGAAACTCTACCTGACAGGGAACTATCTTCAAACTGTCTATAAGAACGACCTCTTAGATTACAGTTCTTTGGATTTGTTGCATTTAGGAAACAACAGGATTGCAGTCATTCAGGGAGGTGCTTTCACAAATCTGACCAGTTTACGCAGACTTTATCTGAATGGCAATTACCTTGAAGTGCTGTATCCGTCTATGTTTGATGGACTGCACAGCTTGCAGTATCTCTATTTAGAGTATAATGTGATTAAGGAAATTAAGCCGCTGACCTTTGATGCTTTGATTAACCTCCAGCTACTGTTTCTGAATAACAACCTGCTGAGGTCCTTACCTGATAACATATTTGGGGGCACAGCCCTCACCAGGCTGAATCTGAGAAACAACCATTTTTCTCACCTGCCTGTGAAAGGGGTTCTGGACCAGCTTCCAGCTTTTATCCAGATAGACCTGCAAGAGAACCCGTGGGACTGCACCTGTGACATCATGGGGCTAAAGGACTGGACAGAACATGCCAATTCCCCTGTCATTATCAACGAGGTGACCTGCGAGTCTCCAGCTAAGCACGCAGGGGAGATACTGAAGTTTCTGGGGAGGGAGGCTATCTGTCCAGAGAGTCCCAACTTGTCAGACGGAACCATTTTGTCAATGAATCACAACACAGACACACCTCGGTCGCTTAGTGTGTCTCCCAGTTCCTATCCTGAACTCCACACTGAAGTTCCACTTTCTGTCTTAATTTTAGGATTGcttgttgtctttattttatctgtCTGCTTTGGGGCTGGTCTATTCGTCTTTGTCCTGAAACGCCGAAAGGGGGTGCCAAGTGTTCCAAGGAGTGCCAACAACTTAGATGTAAGTTCCTTTCAGTTACAGTATGGGTCTTACAATAGCGAGACTCAGGATAAAACGGATGGCCACGTCTATAACTACATCCCCCCACCGGTGGGGCAGATGTGCCAAAACCCCATCTACATGCAGAAGGAAGGAGACCCAGTAGCCTATTACCGAAACCTGCAAGAATTCAGCTATGGCAAcctggaggagaaaaaagaagggcCAGCCACTCTTGCTTACACTATAAGTGCCACTGAGTTGCTAGAAAAGCCGGCCACACCAAGAGAGCCTGAGCTGCTCTATCAGAATATTGCTGAGCGAGTCAACGAACTTCCTAGTACAGGACTAGTCCATTATAACTTTTGTACCCTACCTAAAAGGCAGTTCGCCCCTTCATATGAATCTCGACGCCAAAACCAAGACAGAATCAATAAGACCGTTTTATATGGAACTCCCAGGAAATGCTTTGTGGGGCAGTCAAAACCCGATCACCCTTTACTGCAAGCTAAGCCGCAATCAGAACCAGACTACCTCGAAgttctggaaaaacaaactgcAATCAGTCAGCTGTGA